GGCTTTACCTGTTGTCAGGAATTGATGCAAATTGCCAAGAAAAATTTAGTGTTAGCACTTGCATCCCTTGATAGCGTATCTGGTTGTGGTAATAGCTTGATTTCTACATTGTGGGCTCGTACTCCTATACTGATGATTACAGGATTAGATGATCCTGACTCAGTAGACCGTGCTTTTGAGGCTGGAGCTAGTGATTTTGTCACTAAACCCATTCACTGGGCAGTATTACGCCGAAGGGTGAGAAAGCTATTACAACAAGGGCAGGTATATAAACAGTTAGAAGCAGCCAACCAAGCTTTGCAGCAACTTGCGAACGAAGATGGCTTAACTGGACTAGCTAATCGCCGTCGCTTTGACCAATATTTCAATTCTCAGTGGTTGGAGTTAGCACAGCAGCGATCGCCAATCTCATTAATCTTATGCGATATCGATTTTTTTAAACTTTACAACGATAAATATGGTCATCCTGCTGGGGATGTCTGTTTGCAAAAGGTGGCTAATGTTTTAAAGGACACAGCCCAAAAATATCAGGATTTAGTTGCACGTTATGGTGGTGAAGAATTTGCTGTGATTTTGCCGCACACTCATGCTTCTGGTGCAGTTCATGTCGCAGCAGCAATGCAGGCTGGAGTAAGGGAATTAGAAATTGTTCACTCTGGATCTACTGTTAGTCAGTTTGTAACTCTCAGTTTAGGAATCGCTACTATTGTTCCCAATTTTGAAACTTCGCCATTAGCTTTAATTGAAGCAGCTGATCAGGCGCTTTACCAAGCAAAAGCAGAGGGACGCAACCGTATTATTATTAAGCAGATTTAAAAATTATAAAATTTAAAAGTTAGATATATTTAATAAATTATTTCTAAGTAAATACACACTAGACCGGGAAAAGGTAAAAGGTCAGGGCTTACGTAAAAGTTGCCAAAAGGCTTTACTTTATAGAACCGCCATAGACGCGCTCATAGGCTTCCCGCAGGGTAGACGCCAAGAATTTGTAGAGGATGCGTAAGTCATAAAGGTGAAGGGGTAAGGAATGGAAGGAACATCCCTCGCGCTTTTCCCTTTTCCCTTTAACCCAATACGGTTGGTGTTAGTACTCTTTGTGTCTTAGTGTCTTAGTGGTTTCAAGATGATCTTGTTCACTACAAAGACACTAAGACACCAAGACAAACCTTCTACAGGGGTAGATCAAAACCTTAACTGAACCGTATTGCCCTTTAACCGAGAAGTTATTGATACTTACCCTACAATGATTTAATAATTTTTTCTGCTTGTTTCAGTCAAGTTAGCCTTCCGCATCATTTGAGTGAGTCGATCTAGTAATCGCACTTCTTGCTTAGTGTCTTCTAGTATCTTGGCTACCGCAATTGCCCTTTCATAAAAATTACGGGCAGTCGGGAAATTACCTAATTGCTCATATAACTGAGCATAGGACTCAAAAGATTTTAATTCTTCTCGCCGATTTTGTAATTCTTGAGCTAAGATTAATCGCTGCTGTAACAAGTCAAAAGCACGTTCATAGCGTCCCACAGAACTGTGAGCAGTAACTAGACCATCAATTGCTCGTAATTCATTAACGCGATCACTACTATATTTGGCAATTCGCAGTGCAGATCCATAAGTCCCTATAGTACCTTGATAATCTCCCGCTTCGAGATAAGCATCACCTAAATTATTGAGAGTGTTAGCCTCGCCAATGGGATCACGAACTTGACGACGGAAACTTAAAGCATTTTCATAAAGTTTGATGGCTTTGTTGTTATTTCCTAGCCTGGCATTTGCCAGTCCCAAATTGCTTAAAGACAGTCCTTGACCTTCGATATTTTTAACGTGGCGGGCAATTTCCACAGCTTCGGCAAAAGTTTGTACACTAGCGGCGGGTTCCCCTTGTTGCAGCAATAATGTACCAATATTATTCAGGGCAAAAATTTGACTTTGAAAGTCATGGATATCACGAGCGATCGCTAGGCGTCGGCGTATGGCGTTTTCTGCTTCTTTATAACGACCCAACTGGACATAACCTGTAGCAAGGTAATCGTAAATTAAACCTTGAGCGTTGAGATCACCAAGCGAGTGATAAATTTCTAGTGCTTGTAACCAAGACTCAATGGCTTTATCAGACTTGCCAGAGGCATGTTGCTGCTGACCGATTCGCAGCAAAGTATCTGCTTGGTCTGTGGATTGTCGCACTACAGACTTATCTATCTGATGGTGGAGTTGTTCAGTAATATCCGCAGCATTCACTGTTATGGGATGAAATATAAAACTAGTAACTAAAAAGGGTAAGGGGGAAAGGGGAAGGGGAAAAGATTTATTAGCTTTACTTTTTAAACTCTTTTTCCCCTGCTTGTATCTATAAGTAAAAATTTGGTTAATTTTTAGTATCAAACACCATTGTTTCATAAACTTTGACGTGGAATTGCGGCTTTATACAAAATGTTTCGTATGTTTATTAATTAGCATTACCAAACACATAATTACTATGTATTCCTACGCAATTGCAGGTGGCAGTAAATTTTCACCCAAGTAGATAGCACGAATATCTGTTGGTAATTTTTCCTCTAGCATACGATAACCTTCCTGAAGAAAATTGGCTACTTCGCTGGGGGCGATCGCTTCTCCTTCAGCTTGTAGATAAGCGGCAATTCTGGTTTCGCTCCAGTGAAAAGTTTGAGCCATTAATACCATCAAGCGTAAAATTGGTGTCATTTGATCTAATGCTTGTTCTACATAACACCATAGTGGTACAGAGGTGGCTTTGAGAGAATAATGAATTGCTTCAGTAGGAGGAAGTTCAATCTCGTTGATACAGTAAGCAGTCTGATCAATGAGCCAATTTTGTAACGTCAGACTTTCCCTACCAGGTTGAGTGCTACTGAGATTAAGTCCACCCAATTCGTAGTAGATATGTCGCCAAGTCAAGGCAAATAAATAATCTGCTTGCACAGGCGATCGCGCCGAATGGCGAATTACTGTAAAAACTATAGGACTATAGCGGCAAAAAATAGCTGTAAAGTATCTTCCCGACTCTGGATGCTGCTGGAACAACCTAACGAGTTCTGGGTCAGTGTGATGGAACAGTGACTTAACTAAGGGATGATTAGCTTCAGGAAAATGAGGAATTTGCACAGTCCGATTCTGCTTATGTTGTTAGAATTAACTTGGTGATCGCAATCTCTGTAATTAATCACATAGTCTTTTAGTGTTAGTCAATTTCGACCCAACACCAAGACGGATTAGCACTTGATACACTAGAAATCAAGACTTCATTTAAGTCATAATCTACAAGACAAAAGCGGCTCCCTTATATATAATTCCCGATTCTGTTCATGTTTATAGCAAGTGTGACATCATTGTTGGTTAATCCTTATACTTTTGCCTCTTTTTTACCTTCTATACCATTAGATAGCCTTTTTTCTACCCAAGGCATAATGGTAATGCTACTAGCAGCCTATGCTGGGGCCATGTGGATGTTCCTCACCAGTGCGCCAAAGGTATACACAGTTATGGTGTCGGATTTAGAAATTGCACGACAGTTATATGAAGGACTCCTAGATTTACCAGCAGCAGAAGTACCCCTACACTACTACTACAACTATGAACAAACTATCGGTGCAACAGGAGTTGACCCGCTTTACTTAGGAAGTAGTCCTTCCTTTTCTAACAAAATGTCGAATGCAAGTGAGGGACTGTGGTATCAACTTAAGAAAAATACTCAGTTGCATGTAATTACGGGAGCTAGTTTAGGCAGCAAAAATCAACAACGCCACGTTTGCTTTGACCACGAATGTATGGAAATGATTTTAATGCGGGTAGAAGTGCGGGGATTGAAATTCAAGATTCGTAGCAGAAAGCCCTTAATTTTTTTGGTTAAGGACTACGAAGGGCGAATTATTGAAATGGCAGAAGTAGCGAATTAAAGGTAAAAACTTTTTCACAATCAATTTTTTCATAAAATTATAGCTTGCTTATGTAGAAACTACAGAAGGGTGTTAGATGTGACACCCCAGTATTAGCCAGCCTACAATAGAGCAAATCTACAGGAGTAAGCAAGAAAGAATGTTTAAAAAAATGTTAGCAAGCGTTGGCATTGGTGCAGCTAAAGTTGATACACGTATTTTTAACGCTTCAGTGATTCCAGGTGATGTATTGGAAGGAGAAGTTCATATTACTGGTGGTGATATAGCTCAGGATATCAGTGATATTTATTTAAAACTTGCTACTGAATATGAGCGGGAAGTCGATGATTCTACCATTCATGAAGAGTGTGTAATGGTCGATTACCGCCTGCTAGAACGGTTGACTGTTCAGCCTAAAGAAGAAATTGTAGTACCGTTTGCCTTAGAGTTGCCCTATGAAATGCCCTTGACAATGGGTAGAATACCAGTATATATCCGTACAGGCTTGGATATTAAAACTGCTATCAATCCCAGGGATAGAGATGTTTTAGAAGTGAAACCTCATCCACTAATGCAACGAGTATTTGTAGCAGTAGAAAGATTAGGTTTTCATCTGCATAAAGTGGATTGTGAATATACCCATTCTCTTGGTGGTTCTTATCCCTTTGTACAAGAATTTGAGTTCAAACCCAGTGGAGAATACAGAAACTATCTAGACGAGTTAGAAGTCATTTTCCGTTTACACCCAGAGGAGTTAGAAGTTTTGCTGGAGATTGATAAACGGGCCCGTGGTTTTGCAGGTTGGTTAGACGAAGCTTTTGATTTAGATGAGCGCTATGCACGCTTTTATCTAACAGAATCAGATTTAGATGAGGTGGATGTAGAGACGATGATTGATGACATGATTCGCAGTCATATTCATTAATTTTGTTTTAGTCATATGCACGCCTAGAACTTTAGCTCTAGGCTGATAGTAAAAGTCATCTTAAGATGCACATTAGGCGTGATTTAGGACTGTTATATTAATTTCCACCTACATTCATCGCTGCTAGCATAGCTTTTTGGCTGACATCTTTGTAAACAGTATCTAAATATTTCATCACTAGATCAGCAGCAGTTAAGCTGGCTAGATTTTCCTCTTCTTTA
Above is a genomic segment from Fischerella sp. JS2 containing:
- a CDS encoding PleD family two-component system response regulator produces the protein MLGISSFNSISNKPPLILVADDDTTMRLLLREAMEQEGYRVVEVSNGKECLDAYTAVKPDLILLDAVMPTMDGFTCCQELMQIAKKNLVLALASLDSVSGCGNSLISTLWARTPILMITGLDDPDSVDRAFEAGASDFVTKPIHWAVLRRRVRKLLQQGQVYKQLEAANQALQQLANEDGLTGLANRRRFDQYFNSQWLELAQQRSPISLILCDIDFFKLYNDKYGHPAGDVCLQKVANVLKDTAQKYQDLVARYGGEEFAVILPHTHASGAVHVAAAMQAGVRELEIVHSGSTVSQFVTLSLGIATIVPNFETSPLALIEAADQALYQAKAEGRNRIIIKQI
- a CDS encoding tetratricopeptide repeat protein, producing the protein MKQWCLILKINQIFTYRYKQGKKSLKSKANKSFPLPLSPLPFLVTSFIFHPITVNAADITEQLHHQIDKSVVRQSTDQADTLLRIGQQQHASGKSDKAIESWLQALEIYHSLGDLNAQGLIYDYLATGYVQLGRYKEAENAIRRRLAIARDIHDFQSQIFALNNIGTLLLQQGEPAASVQTFAEAVEIARHVKNIEGQGLSLSNLGLANARLGNNNKAIKLYENALSFRRQVRDPIGEANTLNNLGDAYLEAGDYQGTIGTYGSALRIAKYSSDRVNELRAIDGLVTAHSSVGRYERAFDLLQQRLILAQELQNRREELKSFESYAQLYEQLGNFPTARNFYERAIAVAKILEDTKQEVRLLDRLTQMMRKANLTETSRKNY
- a CDS encoding glyoxalase-like domain protein, translating into MFIASVTSLLVNPYTFASFLPSIPLDSLFSTQGIMVMLLAAYAGAMWMFLTSAPKVYTVMVSDLEIARQLYEGLLDLPAAEVPLHYYYNYEQTIGATGVDPLYLGSSPSFSNKMSNASEGLWYQLKKNTQLHVITGASLGSKNQQRHVCFDHECMEMILMRVEVRGLKFKIRSRKPLIFLVKDYEGRIIEMAEVAN
- a CDS encoding sigma-70 family RNA polymerase sigma factor, which gives rise to MQIPHFPEANHPLVKSLFHHTDPELVRLFQQHPESGRYFTAIFCRYSPIVFTVIRHSARSPVQADYLFALTWRHIYYELGGLNLSSTQPGRESLTLQNWLIDQTAYCINEIELPPTEAIHYSLKATSVPLWCYVEQALDQMTPILRLMVLMAQTFHWSETRIAAYLQAEGEAIAPSEVANFLQEGYRMLEEKLPTDIRAIYLGENLLPPAIA
- a CDS encoding sporulation protein; this translates as MFKKMLASVGIGAAKVDTRIFNASVIPGDVLEGEVHITGGDIAQDISDIYLKLATEYEREVDDSTIHEECVMVDYRLLERLTVQPKEEIVVPFALELPYEMPLTMGRIPVYIRTGLDIKTAINPRDRDVLEVKPHPLMQRVFVAVERLGFHLHKVDCEYTHSLGGSYPFVQEFEFKPSGEYRNYLDELEVIFRLHPEELEVLLEIDKRARGFAGWLDEAFDLDERYARFYLTESDLDEVDVETMIDDMIRSHIH